One Candidatus Nitronauta litoralis genomic window, GAATTCGCGAGTGGTTACTCAGCTTATAAGAAAAAGCAGAAAGAGCTGGGCAATCTCGACTACGGCAAGATTCCGTGTGTCAACCATCCTGTTTTTAAGGGCAAGGATGTCAACATCGACCCGCGTGAAGATTACGTTCGCAGCCTTTTCAAGGAGAAGGGAATCAGCAACGTTTTCCTCGACTTCTATCATGAACTGGTACAAAGCCTGTTCAAGAACAAGGTCAGCAAAAACGTTTACTGCGTGAACATCGATGCGGTAATCGCGGTGATCCTCTTGAAAACGGTCTGGAAAGAATATCAGGCAGGCAAGGTAAACGAGGAAGACATCGAGTTAGCCAGCTTCACTGCTTTTCTCTTTGGCCGTATGATCGGTTGTGCAGCGGAGATTGATGATCACGCCAACCGTGGTAAGAACATGGATACGCGTACTCCAGCGAGCAAATGCGCTTATGTAGGATAAATGCAGAAGAGTTTTTAAAGTGGCGTCGCCTTAACGGGCGGCGCCATTTTTTTTGACTGAAGCAGGGCAATTTCAAATATCAGGCGTGATTTCAAATATGCTGCTCTACCCGAAACCGCGAGTAAGCTACATTTTCGTTGTTTTTGATACCACCCTTTGAACGACAGATCTTTTCCTGTTGGTCCACTGTTTCAATACCCTCGATTCCCGGCAAGAGAACACCCTGCTTTTTACCGCTCCGCACAATCAAGCCATCTACCTTTGGATCCAGGTTTGAAATATCGTCTACGGGTTCAGGTGGTGTGACCACTTCAATGCGGATGGTCAGTCCATCGATCTCACTGTGGCTTACCGGATCGTAGCGTGGATCCTTTGTGGCAGCCAGTATCGCGTTTCGTACCACTTCCTCAGCAAGTGATTGGGTCTGTGGTTTGAGGGAACCAATACAACCCCGTAAACTTCCATCCTGGTACAAGGTAACAAACGCTCCGGTCGGTTTACTGAAACTGGATTGGATATTTTCGGGGGGAACAAGTTTCTTACCGGAATCCAGGTGGTGTTGTATGGCGTTTCGGGCTAACTGAACAAGTGGGTGGGAAGAGGGCATTTAATGCCTCGCGGGTGAACTTTAAAGATATAAAGAATTGGGTGGCTTGTGTGATTTGAAACTAAAACCGGACTAATATGAACGGCCTGATGGAATTAAATGGGTTCCCGTTGGCTGGAAACGATCCACGATATGATTGGCTGTGGATTGGAGAGCGGGTTTGAAGTCCGGGTTGGGGAACTCCAGGTTTTGAAGCTTTTCTTTGGCCCGCTTCATATGGTCACGAGCAATATCGAGCGTATAGTCGATCGCTTTCACTTCCCGCATTCGCTCCAGAATATACTCAAATTCTTTTTGGGTCAGGCATTCATTCTGGATGAACCCTTCAATTTCCCTTTTTTGTGAAGAATCTGAATGCTGATGGAGATAAAGAAGAGGGAGCGTGACATGTCCTTCGTTAAAATCTGTGCCTGGGGATTTACCCAGTTGCTCAGGGGTGCCATCGTAATCCATTGCATCGTCGACAAGCTGGAAGGCGATACCAAAGTCCTTGCCGAATTCATACAAGGAGGTAACGATTTCAGGATCCGCTCCTCCGAGTTGTGCGCCCAACTGACAGGCCAGGGCCATAACGGAAGCTGTTTTTCGATAGGCTACATCCAGACAATGTTCCTGAGTGACATTGATATCCCGTGCATGGGTGAATTCGAGAAGGCCACCTTCAACCAGCGTTTTGGCACCTTCTGCAAAGCAACGGAACACAGTTTCGTCGACATCGTTGGATAAAAGAAGCAGGGCTCGTGCAATTAAAAAATCGCCAACAAGAATACTGGCGTCACTTCCCCATTTAGTGTTAACCGTAGGTCTCCCGCGGCGGACGGTTGTTTCGTCTACAACATCATCATGCAGAAGAGAGGCGGCATGAACGTACTCTACGGCGGTAGCATGACGGATAACTTTGTCATTAACTTCAATGCCGGAAAGTCGCGTGCAGATCATAAGTAACAGGGGACGAACACGTTTGCCGCCACCATTCATGATGTAGTCGCCAATTCCTGGAACCAGTGGGATGTCGGAAAAGTAGTTGTCCCTGAGACACTTTTCTACTCCTGCCAGATCGTCTTTGAATACTGCGCTGACTTCTTTAAAGTCCATCAATTATTCCTATGGGAACGATTTATTTCAGGAGCCGAAATCGGGAGTTAGGCCTCATGGAAAATTTGAGCTAAAAACGTTCGCGAAATCTTAACTATTATGGGAAAATCGCTAGATTGTCAAGGGTTTTGTCCAGTATACAGGATTCCGACCCTTTAGGACAGAATACGCCAAAAAAAGCAGGTTGAATGCCAGATACCTACATTAACACCCCGCGGGTTTCAGTCGTTATTCCTACATATAATAGAGTTGAATTCCTTGAGAAGGCCGTTGAATCGGTTCTTCTGCAAACCTGGTCTAACTGGGAGTTGATTGTTGTTGATGATGGGTCAACGGATGATACAGCAGATACCATGCAAGGGATTCCCCAGGTTAATTTCCTTAGATTTGAAGAAAATAAAGGGGTTTCGTATGCCAGAAACCGCGGAATAGAAATAGCTGGTGGAGAATTTATCTGTTTTCTGGATTCTGATGATCAATGGCTCCCTGAGAAACTGACCCGACAAGTTCAATGGATGGAAAAGAATCCAGAATGTTCCGCCTGCTATACGGATGAGATCTGGATTCGGAATGGGGTCCGGGTCAACCCTATGAAAAAACACCGCAAGTATTCAGGCCAGGTGTTCCGGAACTGCCTCCCTTTATGTATTATAAGTCCCTCGTCTATTATGATGCGACGGGAACTTTTTAACGACATAGGCGTATTTGATGAATCACTTCCTGCTTGTGAAGATTATGATTTGTGGTTACGTTTGACTCTCCGGAATCCCGTCCATTTCATAGATGAAAAGTTAATCGTTAAAACCGGGGGCCACAGCGATCAGTTGTCTCGAAAATACTGGGGAATGGACCGCTTTCGGGTTTATGCCATGGAAAAGGTTATGAAGAACCCTGGGATTTCACCGGAGCAAAAAATGTGGGTTCTTGAGATGTTGATAGAAAAATGTCGAATACTCAGTTACGGGTATAATAACAATAATAAACCTGCAGATGCTTCGCTGTTTTTCGAAAAAGCTGAAAATTACGCCGCAGAATTAACCACGATTCCCGGAAAATCCGAAGAGGGGTTCCAGAAAAAAATATGAAGCATAAAAATATTTTATTTCCAATTCTATTGGCCGTTGTTCTGGTTTTCTCGATTAACCCGGTTTTGCAGGCTGAACCAACAGTCGGGGCTTCCCTGAAAAAATTACGTTCTCACTGTCTCGAAGTTTTAAAAAATGCGTTAGCTAGCGATGAAGCGTTTATTCGTAGTGGAGCAGTGCGGGCAGCAGGGGAATCTGGTGACCCCAAAGTGCTTCCTGTTTTATTGAAGGGGACTCATGACTTTTTTCCCACAACCAGACAATTTGCACTTCAGGGGCTCCGCAAAGTTTCGGAACAAGAAGCGGTTCGAAATGCTCTCAATCTATTAAACGATTCCAACGTTTGGGTACAAGCCACCGCTTTAGAGATCATCGGGGAACTTGGCAACCAGAGTATGAGGCCCAAGGTTCAGCCCCTATTGGAAGCGCCCGATCCTATGGTTCGGCTGGGCAGTTCCTATGCTCTTTATTCTCTTGGAGACGCCTCGCAACTTGATGTGTTGCTCAAGGCCGCGGATGGTGGGGATGCGGTACAGCGCTATCAGGCGATTACCTATCTCGGTAAAATCAATATTCCCATTACGCGCTCTCACCTGGTTAAATTGCTGGAGGAAGATCAGGATGATGAGATCAAAATTTACTGCCTTAAAGCCCTGGATGACCATGCGGAAATTGAACAACTTCTGGTTCTCGAAAAGTTATTGAAGCACACAAATCCCCGGATTCGAAAACAGGCCGTGATGGTGATGGGGCACTTGCCTGCCCAGGCAGCACTAAGCAGGGTGGCACCTCTTTGCGTGGATAAGGATCCAATGGTACAGGTGGTATCTGCCATGGCAGCATCCAGATTAAAGTCCCCAAAATGTGATGAGGTGTTCAAGATGGCGGTGCAGCATGGGGATTATGGAGTTCGGAGTGTTGCGGCAAGAATTTTAGGAGACCTCAAAAGGCCGGACAGCGCCAAACTTCTGGTGTATGGCCTGAATGATTCAAACTCCAGAGTCAGGACTGCGGCAGTACGCGCGGTTGGGAAAATTGGAAGCCCAAAATTGTTACCCCTTTTATTGCAGATGCTTGATGATTCTGCAGTTGTGATCCGTGCCTATGCAGCAGGCTATCTGCTCAAGATGCTGCGCCCTGATACAAAACCTTCTCTTCCCCATAGTTCCCCAAACTAGAGATGGCATCTGGTTCCTAATTTGTCCCGGTTTTTTTAATGATCCCTTCGCGATTAAAACCTTTCCTGCCTTTTCTTGCCAGGTATAAAAAAGAAGTCACCATCGGAATTCTTTCCCTGGTAATCACTGATGTGTTAACCATGGTTATTCCATGGTGGATTAAAAAATTTATCGACTCATTGGCGGAGAATCCATCTTCTGATGATTTATCTGTCTATGCTGGAGGGTTGGTACTCACGGCTTTCCTTCTTGGAATAGGGCGTTACGGTTGGAGGCAATACCTGTTTGGTCCTTCAAGGCGGATGGAAGTGGATATTCAAAACAAATTGTTTTCCCATTTCCTGACTTTGGATCGGACCTATTTCCAATCACAAAAAATTGGTGATCTGATTTCCCGGGCTACCAATGATTTGCGTGCTGTAAAAGATTTTCTTGGGCTTGGCCTCCTGGTCCTTATTGATGCGGTGGTGGTCATTGTTGCCAGCATTACCTTGATGGTGTCTTTGAATCCTGAATTGACCCTGTATTGCCTGTTACCCCTTCCGGTAGTTTCAATCTTATTTTTTGGATTTATAAAAAACATAAGTCTTCGGCACACGGCTATTCAGGAAAACCTGTCCCGTATAACCGACCGCGTCCAGGAAAACCTGGCTGGGATTAGGGTCCTGCACGCGTTTGTTCGGGAGGCTTACGAAAAATCCCGATTCGAAGATCTTAATCGTGAACATATTCGGCGCAACATGTCGTTGGCCAAACTTTTTGGCGTATTCACGCCTTCCTTGAGTCTCACGATCGGTGTGTCCGCACTGATATCGTTATGGATTGGAGCGAAGGCGGTCGTTGTTGGAGAGTTTTCTCTTGGATCCTTCGTTGCGTTTAACGGGTACCTGATGCTTCTGTCCTGGCCTATGATGGCCATTGGTTACATCGTTAACCTCTCGCAAAAAGGGCTGACCGCTATGGGCCGACTCCAGGAAATTTTTAATGCAAGTCCAACGCTGAAGCCGGTAAGCGGTCCGGGTAAACTGCCTCAGCTGAAAGGTGCTGTTGAGTTTCAGAATGTGACATTTCGTTATCCGGGCTCAACTCAACCAGGTCTTGCTAACTTTTCTTTCAAGTTGTCGGCAGGTCAAAGTATGGCGGTCATAGGACCCGTCGGTGCAGGAAAATCCACATTGCTAAACCTGATACTCCGTCATTTTGATATTGAGGAGGGAACGATACTCATTGATCAAGTCCCGATTCAGGATATTAACCCTGAGGTATTGAGGCAGGGGATTGGTGTGGTGGAGCAGGAGTCGTTTCTTTTTTCCCTTTCTGTTCGTGACAATATTGCGTTTGGATATCCTGATGCAAGCGATGAGGAAATCAACGATATAGTGGATTGTGTGAATCTTAACGATGACATCAAAAGTTGGCCGGAAGGGCTTAATACCATTGTCGGAGACCGTGGGGTCTCTCTTTCCGGTGGGCAAAAACAGCGGATTGCTCTGGCGCGCGCCCTTATAAAAAAACCTCGTTTGCTTTTGCTGGACGATGCGTTTTCCAGTCTGGATGTGGAAACAGAGAGGATCGTTTTTACCAATATTCGGGAGCGTCTGAAAGGGGTGACACCAATCCTGGTCACTCACAGACTGGCTCTTGGACGAAATTTAGACCGGATTATTGTAGTTGAAAACGGAACACTTGCAGCGCAGGGAACGCACTCGGAGCTGATGGCTGCCCCGGGATATTATAAGAATGTTTTTGGAAGTCAGGCTTTGGCGCAGGAAATGGAAATCATTCTCCAATGAACCAATTTTCTGATGAAAACCTGGATGATGTTTATTACGACTGGGGATTATTCCGTCGTATCCTCAGTTATCTAAAGCCTTATCGCGGACTGGTCATTCTTTCGATATTTTTATTGTTTGTGGTTTCCTTGTTGAACCTTGCCGGACCCTACCTCACTAAAATTGTAATTGATGATTATATTCAAGTGTCCAATCTTGAGGGACTGGATCAGATCGCCTTGCTTTATGCTGCGGTGTTAATTGGAGCTTTCATATGTCAGTTTTTTCAATATATCCTGATGCAGAGCATAGGGCAAAAGGTGATGTTCGATATCAGGACTCAGGTATTCGCGCATTTGCATCGAATGTCCTTCAGGTTTTTTGACCGCAATCCCATTGGCAAACTGGTGACTCGCACTGTAAATGATGTCGAAGTGTTGAATGAAATGCTCACTTCAGGATTAATTCTGGTGTTCAGCGATCTGTTTACTCTCGCTGGAATATTCATAATGCTTGCCTGGCTGGACTGGCGTTTGATGCTGGTGGTATGCGCGGTGTTTCCTTTTCTTGCCTGGGCAACTCATGCTTACCGTGTTCGTGCACGCGATGCTTTAAGAAAAAACCGGGCGCACCAGACAACGCTCAATTCACATCTTGAAGAAACCCTTTCGGGTATGTCGACCATCCAGATGTTTAATCAGGAAATGAAAAGGGAAACTGAATTCAAGGGGACGAATAAAAAAAAACTGAAGGAAGACCTGAGGTCTCTTTTTTACAATTCAGTTTATCTTCCTTCGATTGATGTATTCAGCGCGGCTGGAATAGGGCTGGTTATCTGGTACGGTGGTGGGCGGTTTGTCCAGAATGAAATTCAGTTGGGTGTTCTGGTGGCGTTTTTGCAATACATTCAGAAGTTTTTTGAACCGATTCGTGATCTCGCAGAAAAATTTAACATCATTCAAACTGCCATGGCTTCTTCTGAAAGAGTATTCGAACTTCTGGATACACCGGAAGGTTTACCCAACAATAAAAATGCAAAGCAACTGGATCGATTTAAGGGCAAGATTGAGTTTGATGGAGTAGATTTCGCCTACAATGATAAGGATTGGGTGTTGAAGGATGTTTCTTTTTCGCTGGAAGAGGGGGAAAGCCTGGCGGTGGTTGGAGCAACTGGGTCGGGGAAATCTACATTGATTAATCTTCTGTGTCGTTTTTATGATGTGCAAAAGGGAGAGATTCGGATAGACGGACTTCCGGTTCGGGAAATGAATAAACAGGATCTCCGCAGGCAAATATCACTTGTGCAGCAAGACGTGTTTCTTTTTTCAGGCAATGTGACAGACAATATACGTCTTGGCAACCCGGACCTCAGCCAGGATCAGGTTCATGCCGTTGCGCAGGCGGTTAACTCACATCATTTTATCGATGATCTTCCCATGAAATACGACGAGGAAATTAATGAGAGAGGAAGTAGGCTTTCCCAGGGGCAGCGACAACTGTTGTCTTTCGCCCGTGCCCTGGCAGCGGATCCTCGTATTCTGGTTCTGGACGAAGCAACTTCCAGTGTGGATACGGAGACGGAACAATTGCTTCAATCCGCTTTGCGAAGCCTGATAAAAGGAAGGACCTCGATCATTATTGCCCACCGGTTATCGACTCTAAAGGATGTAGACAAGGTACTCGTGCTTAAAAAAGGCAGGATTGTGGAGTTTGGCACCCGGCAGGATTTGATAAAAAAAAGAGGGGTTTACTATCGTCTGCTCAAGCTGAACGCAGAATCCTTTTCCGGTGTTTCCGGGAAGACAAGGAACAAACCCTTATTATGATGTTATTTTTTAGTGGGAAATTTGCTGACCAATCGTTCCACAATTCTTCCGTTCTGTACATGTTCCAGAAAAATCTCTTCCATATCTTCTTCGGTCGTTGGAGTGTACCAGACCTCTTCAGGGTAAATGACCATGGCCGGGCCCTGGGCACACGCATCGAGACAACCAGCTTTGTTCACTCGGATCCGGCCTTTTAAACCAGCGTCATGCACCCGTTTTTTCAGATAGTCAAGAAGTTGCGCTGAACCGCGGGAAATGCAACAACCGCGAGGGTCATCACCCTTGCGCTCGTTAACGCAAATGAACAGGTGTCTTTCGAATCGGCTCATGGTTTTTTTAGGGGAAATATAAAGCCGGAATCAAGAGCTTTCCGGCTTGGGCAGGGTGGTTTGCTCGTGTGATTCGTAATATTCCTTGAATTTTCCGAAATTCACGTAGCAGGTGTCACAGCTGTCCGGGAAGACAGTTACGATGACACCTTTCTTGATTTGTTTGG contains:
- a CDS encoding HEAT repeat domain-containing protein; protein product: MKHKNILFPILLAVVLVFSINPVLQAEPTVGASLKKLRSHCLEVLKNALASDEAFIRSGAVRAAGESGDPKVLPVLLKGTHDFFPTTRQFALQGLRKVSEQEAVRNALNLLNDSNVWVQATALEIIGELGNQSMRPKVQPLLEAPDPMVRLGSSYALYSLGDASQLDVLLKAADGGDAVQRYQAITYLGKINIPITRSHLVKLLEEDQDDEIKIYCLKALDDHAEIEQLLVLEKLLKHTNPRIRKQAVMVMGHLPAQAALSRVAPLCVDKDPMVQVVSAMAASRLKSPKCDEVFKMAVQHGDYGVRSVAARILGDLKRPDSAKLLVYGLNDSNSRVRTAAVRAVGKIGSPKLLPLLLQMLDDSAVVIRAYAAGYLLKMLRPDTKPSLPHSSPN
- a CDS encoding glycosyltransferase, coding for MPDTYINTPRVSVVIPTYNRVEFLEKAVESVLLQTWSNWELIVVDDGSTDDTADTMQGIPQVNFLRFEENKGVSYARNRGIEIAGGEFICFLDSDDQWLPEKLTRQVQWMEKNPECSACYTDEIWIRNGVRVNPMKKHRKYSGQVFRNCLPLCIISPSSIMMRRELFNDIGVFDESLPACEDYDLWLRLTLRNPVHFIDEKLIVKTGGHSDQLSRKYWGMDRFRVYAMEKVMKNPGISPEQKMWVLEMLIEKCRILSYGYNNNNKPADASLFFEKAENYAAELTTIPGKSEEGFQKKI
- a CDS encoding polyprenyl synthetase family protein is translated as MDFKEVSAVFKDDLAGVEKCLRDNYFSDIPLVPGIGDYIMNGGGKRVRPLLLMICTRLSGIEVNDKVIRHATAVEYVHAASLLHDDVVDETTVRRGRPTVNTKWGSDASILVGDFLIARALLLLSNDVDETVFRCFAEGAKTLVEGGLLEFTHARDINVTQEHCLDVAYRKTASVMALACQLGAQLGGADPEIVTSLYEFGKDFGIAFQLVDDAMDYDGTPEQLGKSPGTDFNEGHVTLPLLYLHQHSDSSQKREIEGFIQNECLTQKEFEYILERMREVKAIDYTLDIARDHMKRAKEKLQNLEFPNPDFKPALQSTANHIVDRFQPTGTHLIPSGRSY
- a CDS encoding ABC transporter ATP-binding protein, translated to MIPSRLKPFLPFLARYKKEVTIGILSLVITDVLTMVIPWWIKKFIDSLAENPSSDDLSVYAGGLVLTAFLLGIGRYGWRQYLFGPSRRMEVDIQNKLFSHFLTLDRTYFQSQKIGDLISRATNDLRAVKDFLGLGLLVLIDAVVVIVASITLMVSLNPELTLYCLLPLPVVSILFFGFIKNISLRHTAIQENLSRITDRVQENLAGIRVLHAFVREAYEKSRFEDLNREHIRRNMSLAKLFGVFTPSLSLTIGVSALISLWIGAKAVVVGEFSLGSFVAFNGYLMLLSWPMMAIGYIVNLSQKGLTAMGRLQEIFNASPTLKPVSGPGKLPQLKGAVEFQNVTFRYPGSTQPGLANFSFKLSAGQSMAVIGPVGAGKSTLLNLILRHFDIEEGTILIDQVPIQDINPEVLRQGIGVVEQESFLFSLSVRDNIAFGYPDASDEEINDIVDCVNLNDDIKSWPEGLNTIVGDRGVSLSGGQKQRIALARALIKKPRLLLLDDAFSSLDVETERIVFTNIRERLKGVTPILVTHRLALGRNLDRIIVVENGTLAAQGTHSELMAAPGYYKNVFGSQALAQEMEIILQ
- the amrA gene encoding AmmeMemoRadiSam system protein A; this encodes MPSSHPLVQLARNAIQHHLDSGKKLVPPENIQSSFSKPTGAFVTLYQDGSLRGCIGSLKPQTQSLAEEVVRNAILAATKDPRYDPVSHSEIDGLTIRIEVVTPPEPVDDISNLDPKVDGLIVRSGKKQGVLLPGIEGIETVDQQEKICRSKGGIKNNENVAYSRFRVEQHI
- a CDS encoding (2Fe-2S) ferredoxin domain-containing protein produces the protein MSRFERHLFICVNERKGDDPRGCCISRGSAQLLDYLKKRVHDAGLKGRIRVNKAGCLDACAQGPAMVIYPEEVWYTPTTEEDMEEIFLEHVQNGRIVERLVSKFPTKK
- a CDS encoding ABC transporter ATP-binding protein, whose product is MNQFSDENLDDVYYDWGLFRRILSYLKPYRGLVILSIFLLFVVSLLNLAGPYLTKIVIDDYIQVSNLEGLDQIALLYAAVLIGAFICQFFQYILMQSIGQKVMFDIRTQVFAHLHRMSFRFFDRNPIGKLVTRTVNDVEVLNEMLTSGLILVFSDLFTLAGIFIMLAWLDWRLMLVVCAVFPFLAWATHAYRVRARDALRKNRAHQTTLNSHLEETLSGMSTIQMFNQEMKRETEFKGTNKKKLKEDLRSLFYNSVYLPSIDVFSAAGIGLVIWYGGGRFVQNEIQLGVLVAFLQYIQKFFEPIRDLAEKFNIIQTAMASSERVFELLDTPEGLPNNKNAKQLDRFKGKIEFDGVDFAYNDKDWVLKDVSFSLEEGESLAVVGATGSGKSTLINLLCRFYDVQKGEIRIDGLPVREMNKQDLRRQISLVQQDVFLFSGNVTDNIRLGNPDLSQDQVHAVAQAVNSHHFIDDLPMKYDEEINERGSRLSQGQRQLLSFARALAADPRILVLDEATSSVDTETEQLLQSALRSLIKGRTSIIIAHRLSTLKDVDKVLVLKKGRIVEFGTRQDLIKKRGVYYRLLKLNAESFSGVSGKTRNKPLL